The Budorcas taxicolor isolate Tak-1 chromosome 2, Takin1.1, whole genome shotgun sequence genome window below encodes:
- the PILRA gene encoding paired immunoglobulin-like type 2 receptor alpha, which yields MGLPLLLPLLLPLLLLPASLQAGHWAQRNSEPHPEMNQPTDLSAPEGGSILIPFSFSHSWELAKVPNMKISWRWKHFHGEFIYNTTPLFIHKDFKNQLSLNWTEPEKNGSLRISNLRRQDQSVYFCRVQLDTLKHGKKVWQSIKGTKLTITPRSKTPTENPTTRAATAAAAGLGDSQGGESPWSRRLRSTEAIVGLALASAALVTMIVGLIVYLRCKRSKSVQTEARTPARESFKNTEENYENTGNKGQHVDPKPDAKDDGGGGGGVLYASLALSRFNSPAVAAPPSAPPHGGPQEETLYSVLKT from the exons ATGGGGCTGCCCCTGctgctgcccctgctgctgcccctgctgctgctgccggcGTCTCTGCAGGCTG gTCACTGGGCACAAAGAAATTCAGAGCCTCACCCTGAGATGAACCAACCAACGGATCTCTCAGCCCCCGAGGGTGGCTCCatcctcatccccttctccttctctcactCCTGGGAATTAGCCAAGGTTCCCAACATGAAAATATCCTGGAGATGGAAACACTTCCATGGGGAGTTCATCTACAACACGACCCCTCTGTTCATCCATAAGGATTTTAAGAACCAGCTCTCCCTGAACTGGACAGAGCCTGAGAAGAACGGCTCCCTCCGGATCTCAAACCTGCGGAGGCAGGACCAGTCTGTGTACTTCTGCCGGGTGCAGTTGGACACACTGAAACACGGCAAGAAGGTGTGGCAGTCCATCAAGGGGACCAAACTCACCATCACCCCCC GCAGCAAGACACCCACCGAGAACCCCACCACCAGGGCTGCCACCGCTGCTGCGGCTGGCCTTGGGGACTCACAGGGCGGAGAAAGCCCATGGTCTCGGCGGCTCCGAAGTACGGAAGCTATCGTCGGGTTGGCACTGGCCAGCGCTGCGCTGGTAACCATGATTGTGGGGCTGATTGTGTACCTTAGATGCAAGAGAAGCAAAA GTGTGCAGACTGAAGCCAGGACCCCAGCCAG GGAGTCCTTCAAAAACACGGAAGAGAATTACGAGAACACTGGGAATAAAG GACAACATGTAGACCCCAAGCCGGATGCCAAG GATGATGGTGGTGGCGGCGGAGGAGTCCTCTATGCCTCCCTCGCCCTCTCTAGGTTTAACTCACCAGCAGTGGCAGCGCCTCCCTCGGCCCCTCCCCATGGGGGCCCCCAGGAAGAGACCCTATACTCTGTCTTAAAGACCTAA